In the genome of Kluyveromyces marxianus DMKU3-1042 DNA, complete genome, chromosome 1, one region contains:
- the SOH1 gene encoding mediator complex subunit SOH1 → MSEQTSTEPQPQLEDNELPTRFEIELEFIQSLANIPYVTYLLTQLQLWKDPKFKRYLKYLEYWYEPEYAQCIVYPNSLFMLKLLNTLFEGSTINDNNVLEGCEHIPRILQSQGTQWMNEMVERWRE, encoded by the coding sequence ATGTCAGAACAAACTAGCACAGAACCTCAACCACAATTGGAAGACAACGAACTACCAACAAGATTTGAGATAGAACTTGAGTTCATCCAATCATTGGCTAATATACCATACGTCACCTACCTCCTGACACAGCTACAGCTATGGAAGGATCCAAAGTTCAAGAGATACTTAAAATACCTTGAATACTGGTACGAACCGGAATACGCCCAATGCATCGTTTACCCAAACTCGCTTTTCATGCTAAAACTCCTAAATACTTTATTCGAAGGTTCTACCATTAATGACAACAACGTACTCGAGGGATGCGAGCACATACCAAGAATACTACAGAGTCAAGGAACTCAATGGATGAACGAAATGGTAGAAAGATGGAGAGAATGA
- the RRN11 gene encoding Rrn11p, with translation MFQLPIINRSSRNRKRRRIRYQYINTLQKRYDQIYNAKPENQSSVGMLTPENSESESTELDKTRRRKKRLQSVLGNALDSSDEEMGEDDNNLDEISNPEMQFFENYTKPESTYEVWNFDANKRAPINKQRISYNTVKKLEKAADKVVTKGLNYQTKKSNMYFQALKHGYDIHSKPELMRQKSMHLAHLNQLLHINLLRQNWNVAYRCFSLLIRFEEVDVRSLWAIGSELLKVVQGPESNESYLEWFSQVFSSRMQFNQGTNYSLDPVFRSGSRTHAPVFVLSWLWTRLFDATSSKITSDKQGSLQSLIDRIGEMVLSPPYIEDAEVWFIFGLTHLVMASELSYAFRQKADTILGSRADIARNNVIQHINTAKNCLQTCKSIGKYKFPEKEIEQQLLQLERSLYSDDLNEDSSDDDSGNYAQDDEHDDNSDDQMISNENFGYSVTNKELLDTQTYQMADFGSESESDVFGNERPITFGYESD, from the coding sequence ATGTTTCAGCTTCCGATCATAAACCGAAGCTCGAGAAATCGAAAGCGCAGAAGAATACGATACCAATATATCAATACGCTTCAAAAGAGGTACGATCAAATTTACAATGCTAAACCAGAAAATCAATCTTCTGTTGGGATGCTCACTCCGGAAAATAGTGAAAGCGAATCAACTGAATTAGATAAGactagaagaagaaagaaaagattaCAAAGTGTTTTAGGAAATGCACTAGACTCTTCTGACGAAGAAATGGGGGaagatgataataattTGGACGAAATAAGCAATCCCGAGATgcaattctttgaaaactaTACTAAGCCTGAAAGCACTTACGAAGTGTGGAACTTTGATGCTAACAAACGAGCACCtataaacaaacaaaggATTAGTTATAACACTGTGAAAAAGTTGGAGAAGGCGGCTGATAAAGTCGTTACAAAAGGGTTGAACTATCAGACAAAGAAATCTAACATGTACTTCCAGGCGTTAAAACACGGATACGATATACACTCAAAACCGGAACTTATGAGGCAAAAATCGATGCATTTAGCACATTTGAACCAACTTTTACATATCAACTTACTACGACAAAATTGGAATGTCGCATATCGGTGCTTCTCTTTACTCATCAGATTTGAAGAGGTTGACGTTAGAAGTTTATGGGCAATTGGATCAGAGCTGTTGAAAGTGGTTCAAGGTCCAGAAAGTAACGAATCATACCTAGAATGGTTTTCTCaggttttttcttctagaATGCAATTTAATCAGGGAACAAACTACAGTCTAGATCCAGTTTTTAGAAGCGGATCTAGAACTCACGCGCCAGTATTTGTTCTTTCCTGGCTCTGGACAAGACTTTTTGATGCAACTTCAAGTAAAATCACATCGGATAAACAAGGTTCGTTACAATCACTCATTGATAGAATAGGCGAAATGGTTTTAAGCCCTCCTTATATCGAAGATGCAGAGGTGTGGTTTATATTCGGATTGACCCATCTAGTTATGGCAAGTGAACTATCATATGCTTTTAGACAAAAAGCCGATACCATTCTTGGATCGAGGGCCGATATAGCAAGAAACAATGTTATCCAACACATCAATACCGCAAAAAACTGTTTACAAACCTGTAAATCGATTGGTAAATATAAATTTCCGGAAAAAGAGATAGAACAACAGTTACTTCAGCTAGAGAGAAGTTTGTATTCGGATGATTTGAATGAGGATAGTTCCGATGATGATAGTGGGAATTACGCACAGGATGATGAGCATGATGATAATTCTGACGATCAGATGATATCAAATGAGAATTTTGGATATAGCGTAACAAACAAGGAGTTGTTGGATACACAGACATACCAAATGGCCGATTTTGGttctgaatctgaatctgatGTCTTTGGAAATGAAAGACCTATTACTTTTGGTTATGAAAGTGATTGA
- the DUO1 gene encoding Duo1p yields the protein MSEHKVDVTTISKMIPQIFDQMRSQTTSTNFVSTTASLSTQSLLKEQEELDKIIPVIQNLNAKIKECKEGDMERIKETCRAMNIILDKFINIQSQASYVNKLMRNEEYLDYVASGKSEEEYLLEKQKELEELDKKVKQASAMHAPTMQPPSSSIPRVSDSRRVNKPVLRNGRSGLFSQNSRRGGSGPSATTGGNTVRRKVSRP from the coding sequence ATGTCAGAACATAAAGTGGATGTGACAACGATATCAAAAATGATACCTCAGATATTTGATCAGATGAGAAGCCAGACTACATCGACGAATTTTGTGAGTACAACTGCATCTTTATCTACACAATCGCTTCTCAAGGAGCAGGAAGAACTGGATAAGATAATTCCTGTAATACAAAATCTAAATGCGAAGATCAAAGAGTGTAAAGAAGGGGATATGGAAAGGATCAAAGAGACGTGCCGGGCAATGAACATTATTTTGGATAAGTTTATCAATATACAGTCACAAGCATCGTATGTCAATAAGCTAATGCGCAATGAGGAGTACTTGGATTATGTGGCGAGTGGTAAATCGGAAGAAGAGTACCTGctggaaaaacaaaaggaGTTGGAAGAGTTGGATAAGAAGGTGAAGCAAGCATCTGCGATGCATGCTCCTACAATGCAGCCCCCAAGTTCAAGTATACCCAGAGTGTCGGACTCTCGAAGGGTGAATAAACCTGTGCTGAGAAATGGCAGAAGCGGTTTGTTTTCTCAAAATTCTAGACGTGGTGGTAGTGGGCCTAGTGCTACCACTGGTGGTAATACTGTGAGACGTAAAGTATCTCGTCCCTAA
- the YBP1 gene encoding Ybp1p → MTLPEERFEELKDKLLTAFVEEKDDMITLVTIIDLYCEEINAKGSLEQKVDFLKFLLGLLQQNKDVVYEIGWDLPKILINFIHWANRSAGSLEVSKQLLCATMKCFNEVALFGNAKECFFAGCELMKSIKINDESLIRLILEEEPLAAESEGEDENESESEEGNHGDADDDEKKKKEKKKSTKDSNLSEESDLLRDLEAGVQYYGRQPQELIAELRFHAIIELIGSTLKRVVTLYPSKFLGEAVSSLVLFISHNNSEMDDALFALRRIYSFIRGYIPPSSPPNANEEVSEEDLKSIKDAEEVLQRKLICNLLTISAAQLLKEKTLNANVRYHNSIHPGSDMEVISDYSNMILDMIFRYYQLAISFDIDVAKEFQRLCIDESKRIYRSLPKNEDIKSEEELKEITNLSYQLAYTYEIEKVANVKEILLHPAGICMLYTLSGENNLPEPDIKLSVEDAIYLYLRFCTPPMLSSIFENKALQDAARMWVLYALTNSSVTESMESLKNIPSYLVSLFLQVELFRASHQISDSVRKLEFSVITRVLCLMPEDFAFSFIKDTLLSCPYEQAKCCVLAILKDMMIRGKRIQSENKADDIVNDMEKLRIQDKPPLPARPYILINEDRIATLHSIAILSINDCVISPESTKLRTLLTYLNFFITFQKKWDQDLLKEICDKVNEQILTQDKSSDEIRTQYPLIEHAVESISAKF, encoded by the coding sequence ATGACGCTACCAGAAGAACGTTTTGAAGAGCTTAAGGATAAACTTCTTACGGCCTTTGTCGAGGAGAAAGATGACATGATCACCTTGGTGACAATCATAGACCTTTACTGCGAAGAAATAAACGCCAAGGGCTCCCTAGAGCAGAAAGTGGActtcttgaaatttttATTAGGGCTTTTGCAACAGAATAAAGATGTTGTTTATGAGATTGGATGGGATTTGCCCAAAATTTTGATCAACTTTATTCATTGGGCCAATAGAAGCGCTGGCTCTTTGGAAGTTTCGAAACAATTACTATGTGCTACTATGAAGTGCTTCAATGAAGTCGCTTTATTTGGTAATGCGAAGGAATGTTTCTTCGCCGGATGCGAGTTGATGAAGTCGATAAAAATTAATGATGAGTCTTTGATACGGTTGATTTTAGAGGAAGAGCCATTAGCTGCAGAGTCAGAAGGCGAGGACGAAAATGAAAGTGAGAGTGAAGAAGGCAATCATGGTGATGctgacgatgatgaaaagaagaagaaggagaagaagaaaagtacTAAAGATAGCAACCTTTCTGAAGAAAGTGACTTATTACGTGATCTGGAAGCTGGAGTTCAGTATTACGGTAGACAGCCACAGGAATTGATTGCAGAGCTAAGATTCCACGCAATCATTGAGTTAATTGGCAGTACTCTAAAGCGTGTCGTTACTTTGTACCCATCAAAGTTCCTCGGTGAGGCAGTCAGCTCACTTGTTCTCTTCATTTCCCATAATAACTCCGAGATGGACGATGCTTTGTTCGCGTTGCGtagaatatattctttcaTCAGAGGTTATATCCCTCCCTCTTCTCCACCAAATGCGAATGAGGAGGtatctgaagaagatttgaaaagtATTAAAGATGCAGAAGAGGTGCTTCAAAGGAAACTAATTTGCAACTTGTTAACTATTTCTGCTGCACAGTtgttaaaagaaaaaacacTTAATGCTAATGTCAGATATCATAACTCTATTCATCCAGGTTCCGACATGGAAGTCATCAGTGATTACAGCAATATGATTTTGGACATGATATTTAGATATTATCAATTGGCAATTTCGTTCGATATTGATGTCGCCAAAGAGTTCCAGAGACTATGTATTGATGAATCAAAACGGATTTATCGTTCCTTACCAAAGAATGAAGATAtaaaatcagaagaagaattgaaagaaatcaCAAACTTGTCTTACCAATTGGCATATACatatgaaattgaaaaggtGGCTAACGTGAAAGAAATTTTGTTACACCCAGCAGGTATCTGCATGTTGTACACGCTCTCGGGAGAGAATAATTTACCAGAGCCTGATATCAAATTGTCAGTGGAAGATGCAATTTACTTGTACTTAAGATTCTGCACCCCTCCCATGCTATCCTCTATATTTGAGAACAAGGCCCTTCAAGATGCTGCTCGCATGTGGGTCCTTTACGCTTTAACCAATAGCTCCGTCACAGAGTCCATggaatctttgaagaacattCCTTCTTACTTGGTGTCATTGTTTTTGCAAGTAGAATTATTCCGAGCCTCTCACCAGATATCTGATAGCGTAAGAAAATTGGAGTTTTCGGTGATTACTAGAGTGTTGTGTTTAATGCCTGAGGACTTTGCGTTTAGTTTCATCAAGGACACCTTATTGAGTTGCCCATATGAACAAGCAAAATGTTGCGTTTTGGCAATTTTAAAAGACATGATGATTCGTGGCAAGAGAATACAATCAGAAAATAAAGCGGATGATATAGTCAATGATATGGAGAAACTTCGTATCCAAGATAAGCCTCCTCTCCCAGCTAGACCATATATCTTGATCAACGAAGACAGAATTGCTACATTGCATAGTATCGCCATTCTTTCAATTAATGACTGTGTTATCAGTCCTGAGTCAACAAAATTAAGAACTCTATTGACCtacttgaacttctttaTAACATTCCAGAAAAAGTGGGATCAAGATTTGCTTAAAGAAATATGCGATAAAGTTAACGAACAAATACTAACACAGGATAAGAGCAGCGATGAAATTAGAACCCAGTATCCTCTTATAGAGCATGCTGTGGAATCTATTTCTGCaaaattttga
- the ATG12 gene encoding Atg12p, which translates to MNSGVLLSESETDTSETSERQSGLLSAQGSIKGKLEEFSAKLDRLRLDDENSEEEHALKSQSVSVNSEGNISRSASASASASASASAKLRNSQSPVQEYTSDTNPETDASFRVKIRLRPIGSIPQIQPRVCQISSHQNFSALVKFLCKRLKRNHVHCYINNAFAPSLNQTIGDLWSQFKTNDELIVSYCETVAFG; encoded by the coding sequence ATGAATAGTGGAGTGCTTCTAAGCGAATCAGAGACTGATACCAGCGAAACGAGCGAAAGACAAAGCGGATTATTATCTGCCCAAGGTTCAATAAAGGGTAAGCTAGAAGAGTTTAGTGCGAAGCTCGATCGGCTCCGTTTGGACGACGAAAATTCAGAGGAAGAGCATGCCCTAAAATCACAGTCAGTTTCCGTGAATAGCGAAGGGAATATTAGCCGTAGTGCTAGTGCAAGTGCTAGTGCAAGTGCCAGCGCTAGTGCTAAACTAAGGAACTCCCAATCGCCAGTGCAAGAGTATACATCTGATACAAATCCCGAAACTGACGCAAGCTTTAGAGTCAAAATAAGACTACGGCCAATTGGATCTATTCCCCAAATCCAGCCCCGGGTTTGCCAGATATCCTCACACCAAAACTTCTCTGCCCTAGTTAAGTTTCTGTGCAAAAGGCTTAAACGAAACCACGTTCATTGCTACATAAACAACGCCTTTGCGCCTTCTTTGAACCAGACCATTGGAGATCTATGGTCTCAGTTCAAGACCAACGACGAACTCATAGTCAGCTACTGCGAAACAGTGGCCTTTGGTTAG
- the PYC2 gene encoding pyruvate carboxylase 2, whose protein sequence is MSTQNDLAGLRDNSNLLGEKNKILVANRGEIPIRIFRTAHELSMKTVAIYSHEDRLSMHRLKADEAYVIGEPGKYTPVGAYLAIDEIIKIAQLHGVSFIHPGYGFLSENSEFAKKVADSGITWVGPPADVIDAVGDKVSARNLAERADVPVVPGTPGPIETVEEAVEFVEKYGYPVIIKAAFGGGGRGMRVVREGDDIADAFQRAKSEAVTAFGNGTCFVERFLDKPKHIEVQLLADHYGNVIHLFERDCSVQRRHQKVVEVAPAKTLPESVRNAILTDAVKLAKEAGYRNAGTAEFLVDNQNRHYFIEINPRIQVEHTITEEITGIDIVAAQIQIAAGASLEQLGLLQDRITTRGFAIQCRITTEDPSKNFQPDTGRIDVYRSAGGNGVRLDGGNAFAGSVISPHYDSMLVKCSCSGSTYEIVRRKMLRALIEFRIRGVKTNIPFLLTLLTHPVFKSGDYWTTFIDDTPQLFEMVSSQNRAQKLLHYLADLAVNGSSIKGQIGLPKLKTHPTIPHLHKADGSILDVSAKPPAGWRDVLLQHGPEEFAKQVRKFKGTLLMDTTWRDAHQSLLATRVRTYDLAAIAPTTAHALSGAFALECWGGATFDVSMRFLHEDPWERLRTLRKLVPNIPFQMLLRGANGVAYSSLPDNAIDHFVKQAKDNGVDIFRVFDALNDLEQLTVGVDAVKKAGGVVEATICYSGDMLAPGKKYNLDYYLDIVEQVVKRGTHILGIKDMAGTLKPSAAKLLIGSIRTKYPDLPIHVHTHDSAGTGVASMAACAFAGADVVDVATNSMSGMTSQPSVNALLAALDGEIDCNVNVSYISQLDAYWAEMRLLYSCFEADLKGPDPEVYVHEIPGGQLTNLLFQAQQLGLGEQWAETKRAYREANLLLGDVVKVTPTSKVVGDLAQFMVTNKLTSDDVKRLASSLDFPDSVMDFFEGLIGQPYGGFPEPLRSDVLKNKRRKLTKRPGLELAPFDLEGIKEDLTNRFGDIDDCDVASYNMYPKVYEDFRKIREKYGDLSVLPTKNFLSPPSIGEEIVVTIEQGKTLIIKPQAIGDLNKETGIREVYFELNGELRKVSVADRSQKVETISKPKADAHDPFQIGSPMAGVVVEVKVHKGSLISKGQPVAVLSAMKMEMVISSPSDGQVKEVLVKDGENVDASDLLVVLEEAPAKE, encoded by the coding sequence atGTCCACCCAAAACGATCTGGCCGGGTTGCGTGATAACTCGAACCTACTAggtgaaaagaacaagattcTTGTTGCCAACCGTGGTGAAATTCCAATTAGAATCTTTAGAACGGCTCATGAACTTTCGATGAAGACTGTTGCGATCTATTCGCACGAGGATAGACTATCTATGCACAGATTGAAGGCAGACGAAGCTTACGTTATTGGTGAGCCAGGAAAATACACTCCAGTTGGTGCTTACTTGGCGATCGATGAGATTATCAAGATTGCTCAATTGCACGGAGTGAGCTTCATCCACCCTGGTTATGGGTTCTTATCGGAAAACTCTGAGTTTGCCAAGAAGGTGGCCGACTCTGGTATCACGTGGGTTGGTCCTCCAGCCGATGTGATCGATGCTGTTGGTGACAAGGTTTCTGCCAGAAACTTGGCCGAGAGAGCGGATGTTCCAGTGGTTCCAGGTACGCCTGGTCCAATAGAGacagttgaagaagcagtTGAATTTGTGGAGAAGTACGGATACCCAGTCATCATCAAGGCTGCCttcggtggtggtggtcGTGGTATGAGAGTTGTTCGTGAAGGTGATGATATCGCCGATGCTTTCCAAAGAGCCAAGTCCGAAGCTGTTACTGCTTTCGGTAACGGTACTTGTTTCGTTGAAAGATTCTTGGACAAGCCAAAGCACATCGAAGTTCAGTTGTTGGCTGATCACTACGGTAATGTCATCCATCTATTCGAAAGAGACTGTTCTGTGCAAAGAAGACATCAAAAGGTCGTTGAAGTAGCGCCAGCCAAGACTTTGCCAGAGAGCGTGCGTAATGCAATCTTGACTGACGCTGTCAAGTTGGCTAAGGAGGCAGGATACAGAAATGCTGGTACCGCTGAATTTTTGGTCGACAACCAAAACAGACACTACTTTATTGAAATCAACCCAAGAATTCAAGTCGAACATACCATCACCGAAGAAATTACCGGTATCGACATTGTCGCCGCACAAATTCAAATCGCAGCAGGTGCTTCCTTGGAACAATTGGGACTATTGCAAGATAGAATCACCACCCGTGGTTTCGCTATTCAATGTCGTATCACTACTGAAGATCCTTCCAAGAACTTCCAGCCAGATACTGGTCGTATCGATGTTTACCGTTCCGCTGGTGGTAACGGTGTCAGATTGGATGGTGGTAACGCATTCGCTGGTTCGGTCATTTCACCTCATTATGATTCCATGTTGGTCAAATGTTCTTGTTCCGGTTCCACTTACGAAATCGTTCGTCGTAAGATGTTGCGTGCCTTGATCGAATTCAGAATCAGAGGTGTGAAGACAAACATTCCATTCTTGCTAACGTTGTTGACTCATCCTGTGTTCAAGTCCGGTGACTACTGGACTACCTTCATCGATGACACTCCACAATTGTTCGAAAtggtttcttctcaaaACAGAGCTCAAAAACTATTGCACTACTTGGCCGATCTTGCCGTTAACGGTTCATCGATCAAGGGTCAAATTGGTCTACCAAAGTTAAAGACTCATCCTACTATCCCACATTTGCATAAGGCCGATGGCTCCATTCTAGATGTGTCTGCCAAGCCTCCTGCCGGGTGGAGAGATGTTCTATTGCAACACGGCCCAGAAGAATTTGCAAAGCAAGTTAGAAAGTTCAAGGGTACTTTGCTAATGGACACCACCTGGAGGGATGCTCATCAATCTCTATTGGCCACTAGAGTCAGAACTTACGATTTGGCTGCCATCGCTCCAACTACTGCTCATGCTTTGAGCGGTGCTTTCGCTTTGGAATGTTGGGGTGGTGCCACTTTCGATGTCTCCATGAGATTCTTGCACGAAGATCCATGGGAACGTTTGAGAACTTTGAGAAAGTTGGTTCCTAACATTCCATTCCAAATGTTGCTACGTGGTGCCAACGGTGTTGCATACTCTTCTCTACCAGATAACGCTATCGACCACTTTGTCAAGCAAGCAAAGGATAACGGTGTTGACATTTTCAGAGTCTTCGATGCTCTAAACGATTTGGAGCAATTGACTGTCGGTGTTGACGCAGTCAAGAAGGCTGGTGGTGTTGTCGAAGCTACCATTTGTTACTCCGGTGACATGCTAGCACCAGGTAAGAAGTACAACCTTGACTACTACTTGGACATTGTTGAACAAGTGGTTAAGAGAGGTACCCATATTCTTGGTATCAAGGATATGGCAGGTACTTTGAAGCCATCTGCTGCTAAGCTCTTGATCGGTTCTATCAGAACAAAGTACCCTGACTTGCCAATTCACGTCCATACCCATGACTCCGCCGGTACCGGTGTTGCTTCCATGGCTGCATGTGCTTTCGCTGGTGctgatgttgttgatgttgcAACCAACTCTATGTCTGGTATGACTTCTCAACCATCTGTCAATGCACTATTGGCTGCTCTTGATGGTGAAATCGACTGTAATGTCAACGTCAGCTACATCAGTCAGCTAGATGCTTACTGGGCTGAAATGAGACTATTGTACTCATGTTTCGAAGCCGACTTGAAGGGTCCTGATCCAGAAGTTTACGTCCATGAAATTCCAGGTGGTCAATTGACCAACTTGCTCTTCCAAGCCCAACAATTGGGTCTTGGTGAGCAATGGGCTGAAACCAAGAGAGCTTACCGTGAAGCAAACCTGTTGTTGGGTGATGTTGTTAAGGTCACTCCAACATCCAAGGTTGTCGGTGATTTGGCTCAATTCATGGTCACTAACAAGTTGACCTCGGATGATGTTAAGAGATTAGCTTCATCTTTGGATTTCCCAGACTCCGTCATGGACTTCTTTGAAGGTTTAATCGGTCAACCATACGGTGGTTTCCCAGAACCTCTAAGATCtgatgttttgaagaacaagagaagaaagttgACCAAGAGACCAGGTTTGGAATTGGCTCCATTCGATTTGGAAGGCATTAAGGAAGATTTGACTAACAGATTTGGTGACATTGACGACTGTGATGTTGCTTCTTACAACATGTATCCAAAGGTCTACGAAGATTTCCGTAAGATCAGAGAAAAGTACGGTGATTTATCTGTTTTGCCAaccaagaacttcttgtcTCCACCTTCAATCGGTGAAGAAATCGTCGTTACAATTGAACAAGGTAAGACTTTGATCATTAAGCCACAAGCTATTGGTGATTTGAACAAGGAGACTGGTATCAGAGAAGTTTACTTCGAATTGAACGGTGAATTGAGAAAGGTCTCTGTTGCTGACAGATCTCAAAAGGTTGAAACGATCTCCAAGCCAAAGGCTGACGCCCACGATCCATTCCAAATTGGTTCTCCAATGGCAGGTGTTGTTGTCGAAGTCAAGGTACACAAGGGTTCTTTGATCTCCAAGGGCCAACCAGTCGCTGTCCTAAGTGCCATGAAGATGGAAATGGTTATCTCCTCCCCATCTGATGGTCAAGTCAAGGAAGTGCTTGTCAAGGATGGTGAAAACGTTGACGCTTCTGACTTGCTCGttgttttggaagaagctCCAGCTAAAGAATAA
- the HPC2 gene encoding Hpc2p has protein sequence MNPNLSGTKSEDAKDAPAANAVPESVIEAPESRAPSSNSNSSLNSEQPPTKKMKLVPNIAEELAKNRSPPLSKSHNNIKKQISISSLLSDPQPPKPIIRSPTVILPSQRPGTSNISESSKNDILIARTNSPVNVQLDRSQSSLQSSSDSGDKDKILNKLAPNIDAVLSSRPGSEAGSDSQQAQQPQSVAKTATNTTNDTNSASGNEVKATSNSKSSTTTDQKSKAKVKEETPSKATKQGSKNGKGSASKSNKNSKATAKGKKDSKAKPEAKNKNDPKVKSESPKPNSESSSETPNNNTPEVVTNDSKVKSETTDSETAESKKEKSKKKKTETPRKLVPAPPIKSPKLSSVEVDGKPIVILDIPLHDVSSNEYLDENGQVVFNVYNMIQEKYGGQISKTKRNLIVDLNDDVEAAEDNEGEDGAEVEHDAEDDDDDDDDDEEDDEEDGAAIDSTKNKDSSSSPKKKRPHPLKGKSRIGKYDIEDPFIDDSELLWEEQRAATRDGFFVYFGPLIEKGQYASFQRVDGTMKKGGIKNPK, from the coding sequence TGAGCGGGACTAAAAGTGAAGATGCAAAGGATGCACCTGCAGCAAATGCAGTGCCAGAATCTGTTATTGAGGCACCGGAATCCAGAGCACCCAGCTCCAATTCTAACTCTTCTTTAAACAGCGAGCAACCACCGACTAAAAAAATGAAGCTGGTGCCTAATATTGCAGAAGAATTAGCGAAAAACCGGTCACCACCTTTAAGTAAATCgcataataatattaagAAGCAGATCTCGATATCGTCACTCTTGTCTGATCCACAGCCTCCCAAACCTATTATCAGATCACCAACTGTGATACTTCCTTCACAACGTCCGGGAACCTCCAATATTAGTGAATCAAGTAAGAACGATATTCTTATTGCTCGTACAAATTCACCAGTCAACGTTCAGCTGGATAGATCGCAAAGTAGCCTCCAAAGTTCCTCCGATTCAGGTGACAAAGATAAAATACTAAACAAATTGGCTCCAAATATTGATGCAGTTTTAAGCAGTAGACCTGGAAGTGAAGCTGGATCGGATTCCCAGCAAGCACAACAACCACAGAGTGTTGCCAAAACTGCAACAAACACTACTAATGATACCAATTCTGCTTCAGGCAACGAAGTGAAAGCTACTTCTAACTCCAAATCAAGTACAACAACAGATCAAAAATCAAAGGCGAAggtaaaagaagaaacccCTAGTAAAGCTACCAAACAAGGAAGTAAAAATGGCAAAGGATCTGCgtcaaaatcaaacaagAATAGTAAAGCAACGGCAAAGGGTaaaaaagattcaaaagCGAAACCTGAGGCTAAGAACAAGAACGATCCCAAAGTTAAATCAGAGAGTCCCAAACCCAATTCAGAAAGCTCTTCTGAAACaccaaataataatactcCGGAAGTTGTAACTAACGATAGTAAGGTAAAATCAGAAACTACAGATTCAGAGACAGCAGAAAgtaagaaggaaaagagtaagaaaaagaagactGAAACTCCTCGTAAACTAGTTCCAGCTCCTCCAATTAAGTCACCAAAGTTGTCTTCTGTAGAAGTTGATGGAAAACCAATAGTTATCCTGGATATACCGTTGCATGACGTTTCCAGCAATGAATATCTTGATGAAAATGGCCAAGTTGTCTTCAACGTTTATAACATGATACAAGAAAAGTACGGTGGACAAATTAGTAAAACCAAGAGAAATTTAATAGTAGATCTGAATGATGATGTcgaagcagcagaagataACGAGGGTGAAGACGGTGCCGAAGTTGAACATGATGCcgaagacgatgacgacgatgacgacgatgacgaggaagatgatgaagaagatggtgCTGCCATTGATTCAACGAAAAATAAGGATAGCTCCTCATCACCTAAGAAAAAACGCCCTCATCCATTGAAGGGTAAAAGTAGGATCGGTAAATACGATATTGAGGATCCCTTCATCGATGATTCTGAGCTACTTTGGGAGGAACAAAGGGCAGCAACTAGAGACGGTTTCTTTGTATACTTTGGTCCATTGATTGAAAAGGGACAATATGCCAGCTTCCAAAGAGTGGACGggacgatgaagaaaggTGGTATAAAAAATCCGAAGTAG